AGCTCGGCTATTCCGGTCGCATTTATCCGGTCAATCCGGGCGCCACGGAAATTCAAGGCTGGAAGGCTTATCCTGCCGTCCAGGAAATCCCGGACGAACTGGACTGCGCCATCATTGCGGTGCCGGCCGCGTCCGTGCCGGCGGCGGTGGCGGGCTGCGCCGAGAAGCGCGTACCGCTGGTCATCGTGCTCAGCTCCGGCTTCGCCGAACAGAGCGAGGAGGGGCGCATAGTTCAGGATCGTCTTGTTGCCGTCGCGCGCGCCGGCGGCACGCGCCTGCTCGGTCCCAATACCATGGGCGGCGTCAGCATCGACGGCTCGTTCAGCGCGACCTTTACCAGTCTGACGCAAAGCCAAGGAACGGAAGGCTGGCCCCGGCGCGGCAATGTCAGCGTGGTGAGCCAAAGCGGCGCGATCGGAACACAAATTCTGGTTTTGCTGCGCGAGCGTGGCATCGGGGTGGCGAAGTGGGTGTCGACGGGCAACCAGTGCGATATCGATGTTGCCGATTGCATCGAACATCTCGCCAACGACGAAGTGACCCGTGTTATCGCCGTTTATTTGGAGGGCATCGTCGACGGCGGCCGTCTCAGGCATGCTTTTGAATCGGCGCGCCTACGCAAAAAGCCGGTGGTCATGCTCAAGGTCGGCGAATCGGCGATCGGCGCCTCGGCCGCCGCCTCTCATACGGCGTCCCTCGCCGGCGCTGCCGACGTGTATAGAGCCGTCTTCCGCCAGCACAACGTCTTTGCCGCGCAGTCGCTTCAGGAACTCGTCGATGTGGTTGCCGCCTGCCGCGCCGGCCACTTTCCGGAGCGCGCCGAGTTGGCCGTTACCAGCGGCTCGGGCGGGATCAGCGTGATTGTCGCCGATGCCAGCGCCCGCTGCGGTCTCGCCTTGCCCGAGGTGCCGGCGGAGACGCAGCGCAAACTGAAAGCGCTGGTGCCCTACGCCACGACGCGCAACCCGGTAGACATGGCGACCTCCGGCATGCGCGACATGGAGCAGGTAGCGCAGGTCCTCGACATGCTGTTGGAGGAGGGGAACTATCCCGCCGCGTTCACCTACCTCTCCCATAACGGGATGGTGCCCAAACGAATGGAAGTGTTGGCGCGCCACCTGTCGCCCGTGCGCGAGAAATTTCCCGACCGGGTCATCGGCATCGTTGCCAATATGTTGCCGGAGTGGCGCGACCGGTTTCAGGATCAGGGCTTTATCATTTACGAAGATCCGGCCCGGGCGATCGCGGCGATCGCCGCGCTGTGGCGGATCGGGCGCGGCTTTTTAAACGCCGGCGCGCAGGAACAACCGCTGGCGCTGACCGACAGGGTTGAGGCGCCGGAGGCGGGTCGAGGCGGCGAGCAGGCGGCGAAACGAGTGGTGGCATCGATGGGCATTCCCGTCGTCGAGGAGCGGCTAGCCCGTTCCGGCGCGGACGCGGTGGACGCCGCCAAAGCTCTCGGAAAAGCGGTCGT
The nucleotide sequence above comes from Hyphomicrobiales bacterium. Encoded proteins:
- a CDS encoding acetate--CoA ligase family protein, with translation MNDILEKLFYPKAVAIIGASNDAMKIGGRPIAHNRELGYSGRIYPVNPGATEIQGWKAYPAVQEIPDELDCAIIAVPAASVPAAVAGCAEKRVPLVIVLSSGFAEQSEEGRIVQDRLVAVARAGGTRLLGPNTMGGVSIDGSFSATFTSLTQSQGTEGWPRRGNVSVVSQSGAIGTQILVLLRERGIGVAKWVSTGNQCDIDVADCIEHLANDEVTRVIAVYLEGIVDGGRLRHAFESARLRKKPVVMLKVGESAIGASAAASHTASLAGAADVYRAVFRQHNVFAAQSLQELVDVVAACRAGHFPERAELAVTSGSGGISVIVADASARCGLALPEVPAETQRKLKALVPYATTRNPVDMATSGMRDMEQVAQVLDMLLEEGNYPAAFTYLSHNGMVPKRMEVLARHLSPVREKFPDRVIGIVANMLPEWRDRFQDQGFIIYEDPARAIAAIAALWRIGRGFLNAGAQEQPLALTDRVEAPEAGRGGEQAAKRVVASMGIPVVEERLARSGADAVDAAKALGKAVVLKIASPAIPHKSDIGGVLIGLRSADEVATGYDTLMARAREATPIARIDGVLVSPLIEGGVETIVGVKR